The Siansivirga zeaxanthinifaciens CC-SAMT-1 region TTGTAATATGTTAGGTTTGTTTTTAATTTATTTTATTGGTAAAAAATTTTATGATTTAGCTGATACATACGAACAGAATAAATGGTTGTATGCAATTATAAGTGTTGTTTTTTATTATGCAGTAGGTTTTGTGTTTGGCGTGGTTTTATTTGTACTAGACTTTTATGTTTTTGGATGGAATTTAGATTGGGAAAATAATTTTGGTGTTAATCTTTTGGGGCTTCCAATAGGTTTACTCGCTTTATGGGTTTTGTATATGATATTAGAAAGCAGATGGAAAAAAAGAATTGTTTTAGTAAAAGATGAAATTAAAAATATAGGTAATGATAATTTAGAATGACATTAGCGTTTTTTTACCCACTTTAATTCTAATAAGTTAATGGGGTTAATGCCTAAGTTTTCAACGTTTTTTTTTGTAAACCTAACGACTTCATCATAAAATAAGGGAACCACAGGCGCATTTTTCATTATTAATGAGTCCATTTTAGTATAAAGTAATGCTCTTTTATTTGCATTGGTTTCAGCAAACGCTTCTTGATACCAAGAGTCAAATAAATCGCTTTTAAAATGGGTGTAATTTGGTCCGTTAGGAGCAAAATTTTCACTGTAGTATAACGATAAATAATTTTCTGCATCTGGGTAATCGGCAACCCAACTGGCTCGAAATAAATTTAATTTCCCATTGGCTTTTGCATCTTTTAAAGTTGCAGGAGGAACCACATCGACATTTACTATTAAACCTGTTTTTTGAAGTTCACGCTGAATATATTCGCAAAAACTTAAGTAATTACTAGTTGTAGTTATAGAAATTTCTGGATTTTCAATACCTGTTTCAGATTTGAATTGTTGTATTAAAGCTTTTGCGCGATCGGGTTGATAATTAAAGCCAATAGCTTCGTTGTATCCTGGAAGACCTTTGGGAATAAATCCGCCATAGGCAGGAATACCTATACCATTGCGTAAATAAATCATCATTTTTTTTCTGTCGAAACCATAATTTACAGCCTGTCTAATTAAATTAGATTGTATTTCAGGAACTTCAGAATCTAAATAAAACGCCAAATACTCGGTATTTAAATATGGGCCGCGAATCATGTTTACGGTTTCGGTATATTGATTTCTAAGTTTTCCATCGGCAGTTAAAATGTCATCTTTATATGAAGCATCTAATCCCGAAACAAAATCGATGTTGCCTTGTGTAAATTGTAAAAATTCACTCTGTTTGTCTGGTAAAAAAGTAATGGCAACAGCTTCAAGATACGGTAGTGGTTGTTCGTTTTGGTCTTTTTCAAAATAATGGTTGTTTTTTCTAAAAACCAGTTTAATGTTTTCTTCCCAGCGTTTAAATTTAAAAGGACCGGTTCCTATGGGATTCGATCTAAAATTACTACCATAATGGTTTACTATTTCTTTAGGCACTACCGAACAATATTTCATGGTTAGTAAACCTAAAAATGCGGGAAAGGCTTGTTTTAGTTTTATTTCAAAAACACTATCGTTAACAGCCTTAAAGCTGTCTACTTTACTTAAAACCCAGCTACCTGGAGAGGCTATTTTTTTGTCTAGCAGTCTGTTTAAACTGTATGTAAAATCTTCAGCATTTACAACTCTTGTAGAGTCTTTACCAAATAAAAAATGTTTATGAAAATAAACATCTTGCCGAAGGTTGAAAGTGTAAGTAAGTGCATCTGTAGAAATACTGTAATTCTTAGCAATGCAGGGTATAACATTTAAATTGGCATCCATTTGAACCAATCCATTAAATAATTGATTTGTTGCCCAGATATCGGCAATGTCTTTAGAAAAAGCAGGATCTAAGGAGCCAATGTTTTTGTGTTCATTATACCTAAAAACTTCTGTGTCTAAAATTTTTTTAGAATTGTTTTGGCAAGAAAAAAATAAAAATGACAAACTCAAAACAATGAGAGACTTACTGTAAATATTAAGTACTTTATGCACAGGTAATGGTTTTTAAGTGCTTCAAAAATAATGGTTTTAAAAGGATTTTTTTTATTTATTATTTTTTTTAAAATATTTTGTGACTTTTTAAATGATGCTGTGTCTTAATGTGTATAGATTAAATAATTTGCTATTATTTACAAAAAAAAGAAGTATTAAATATCATAATTTAAGCTTTAAATCGGGTGTAACGTTAAGTTACACCCTTTTTTATTAAATTTGCAACGTATAATAATGGAAATGAATTCAAGAAAAAAAGTTGCATTTTACACTTTAGGCTGTAAGCTTAATTTTTCGGAGACATCAACGATTGCAAGAGATTTTGCTAATGAAGGTTTCGATCGTGTTGATTTTTCAGAGAAAGCAGATATATATGTTATAAACACATGTTCTGTTACAGAAAATGCAGATAAGCGTTTTAAAAGTATTGTTAAGCAAGCCCAAAAAATTAATTCGGAAGCTTTTGTAGCAGCTATTGGTTGCTATGCACAATTAAAACCTCAGGAACTGGCCGATGTAGATGGTGTCGATTTAGTACTGGGCGCTACAGAAAAATTCAAAATCACCGATTACCTTAACGATCTTTCTAAAAATGATTTAGGCGAAGTACATTCCTGTGAAATTGAGGATGCCGATTTTTATGTTGGGTCTTACTCTATAGGCGATAGAACCCGTGCCTTTTTAAAAGTGCAAGATGGGTGTGATTATAAATGTACCTATTGTACAATTCCTTTGGCTAGAGGTATT contains the following coding sequences:
- a CDS encoding ABC transporter substrate-binding protein — protein: MHKVLNIYSKSLIVLSLSFLFFSCQNNSKKILDTEVFRYNEHKNIGSLDPAFSKDIADIWATNQLFNGLVQMDANLNVIPCIAKNYSISTDALTYTFNLRQDVYFHKHFLFGKDSTRVVNAEDFTYSLNRLLDKKIASPGSWVLSKVDSFKAVNDSVFEIKLKQAFPAFLGLLTMKYCSVVPKEIVNHYGSNFRSNPIGTGPFKFKRWEENIKLVFRKNNHYFEKDQNEQPLPYLEAVAITFLPDKQSEFLQFTQGNIDFVSGLDASYKDDILTADGKLRNQYTETVNMIRGPYLNTEYLAFYLDSEVPEIQSNLIRQAVNYGFDRKKMMIYLRNGIGIPAYGGFIPKGLPGYNEAIGFNYQPDRAKALIQQFKSETGIENPEISITTTSNYLSFCEYIQRELQKTGLIVNVDVVPPATLKDAKANGKLNLFRASWVADYPDAENYLSLYYSENFAPNGPNYTHFKSDLFDSWYQEAFAETNANKRALLYTKMDSLIMKNAPVVPLFYDEVVRFTKKNVENLGINPINLLELKWVKKR